The DNA window CTCACGAAGAGGCGGAGATATTAGCAGGCCAAATCCCGACACGCGTTACACTATAGGCCttttagaaaacatattttaCTAGTCGTCCTCCGGACCAATGAGCTCCACCCTTAATTTCAGTCTGGTCTGGTTAAATTCCAAGATTATAGAAAACGATTGAACCGAATACTCCATTCCTCCTTCGTGGGAGCATAATTAATAAGGCTGTGGGGTGTGGGGACTGGGGAGAGGGggctaagagcaagtataatactATAATACTATAGCCAATTACTGACTCCAACtcatctataactaatctaatagCACATTCATATAAttgttaactataaaaatatactacaccattaataccggtcccacctatcatacacacgtAACGTTttagagtccgtgttgcagccggctacaaatctgtagccgctttcttctctcttttatcttttcttctcgatatgtggttATAACTGGCTTATaacttgctattgtacctgctctaatgtgTGCCTACACAAACACCCCTCCCCTGCGCATCCCCTGTCTGGTActgtacatatgtatatattttatattcatAGGTATAAATTTtacatacgcgtatacaaaatatatacgtatgtatgtatgtgaagtgtatatatattttatatacatacataattttttacgtataaaaatatatacgtatacaatgtataaaaaaatgtgTCGTTCCATCTCCCCTCGCCCACGTGCACGCCGACCCACTCGCCTCTCCCCGCGTGCCACGTGGCTGGTCGCATGGTGAGCGTGACACATTCCTATGCGCGAAATAGGGATTTTGGTGTTGAGAGGTATGGGTTGGGGTATGGGTGATTCCCAACCCATACCTCTGGGGattagtgtataattaattacacataaactaaaataacttgaaaaatatgttagtattatttttaaagcaagttttctatagatttttttttaaaaaaacatatcgttCAATTATTCAAAAAGCACGCATGCGaaaaatgaggaagaagaagttaGGAAATGGataaaagaacacagcctaacgGTGTTGGAGAGTGCTAGAGGGGATTAGAGCAATTGTTTTACTCTGTTATTATGGGAAGAAGAGTGGAGTGCggcggaaaaataataaaacggTGTTGTGCGTGttggaaaacagaaaaaaaacgaGAAACCGGGCTCCATGAGGCGCGCtactattatctaaaaaaaatgaggcGCGCTACTAATCGAGCGTAGCACTGCGCGATTAGCGATTTAGCGCTACCGTAAAAACGGTTCAATCACCAGTTTGACTACGAATCTACGATTGTTCAACTCTATTTTGCCAGTTTTTTCTGCATTGGATGGCTACCATTCGGTCCATTACATGGATCATCCAGGAGGCATCGTTGGGTTATAACTAGTTTTATCATCCATCGCAATACCACATTTAATTAAACGGAAACATAGTAAACGAGTGGTGATAAGATCGTAAAACAAGAATTTTGtgtctctctcactcttcctttGCTTTTTATTTAAGCGTTCCGACCATAGTTCATCAGCAGTTCGACAATACAGAGAAAATGGCAGATATAGAAAGATATTTTGATCATCTCAGCGACGTCGCATGCAGCAAAAGCTGTGGTTGATTTAGCAGGTTCGTGAGCTGCACGGTGCAGGGCGCGTCGGCCAGACAAAATTATTGGGCCCAGTCATGACTATTTTCTCTTCGGAACTGAATCCGGGACCTTGAGCTGTCAAGAAAAAGAGAGTCCAGCGTCAGGTATGAGGTGTGCAAATACTCTAACATTTAAGCGAGTCGAaagaatcagaaaaaaaaagattaagcgATTGTAATAGAACAATGAAATGCTAACCAGTCGTGGGCTTGTATTCGGTCATCTTCTGCACAGTTGACGCTGAGTAGACGTGACCCGTTTCTTCAGGAAAAGAGTTTAGGAGGTTATCCGGAGACCGTGTGGCAACAGAAACGAGCATATTGGTTGTGAGCAAAAACATGGCAACTGCGAACGCTGCTTTGACAACCATCTTTCGCTGCAAGGAAGTGAAAACGAGATGATGAAATAAGCAGCTCGCATGCCTATTTATATAGTAATGTAAAATGTGATCCCAACTCTAGTCACATGGTATAGTTTCGATCAAATGCACTTAGCATAGCGAACTAGGGGGAATCAAATATCTAGTAGGTTCTATTTAAAGCATGCACGTGGGAAAATAAAGGGACCCCCACAATATTCTTAGGGGCTGTCcagattgtagctaaaataaaccttaccaaatttttaaattgccaaaattttggcagaatttcttatgtctttatcaaagtttgacaaaaaaaaaactaaatggatgcGCATATTTGGCAattctaccaaaaaaaaatgatatggtttgaaatggcatcaatctgaacaaacCCTTTAGTTCACTAttgctaaataaataatttgtccTGTTGCTTAATATGTAGAATAGAAGTCCCAGAAAATGATGTTAGTTTCAATGGAGGGTAGTAAATTTAGTGCAAATATTACACATGCAAGCATACCATCATGTAAAATTGTGAGTAGTTTCTATTGCAATGCTGCACAAGAGAGCTATATATTCCTAAAAGACTTCTTATGTTTGTTATATTAAACTAAAGTACATAAAAGGTTAAAAGAAATCATCAAGTTTGCTCTCAAGGATTAGAAATTACGAAGGTTATGAGCAAAAATTAGTTCTACACTGTTGATTGTAGTGGCCTAGATTCCAGTGGTATTGATTGATACAAAAAGGTTGAAAGAagtacaattttattttaaacaACAAACACAGTAATTGCACACATTATAATTCTAACTCTAAATACAAACATGTAATGGTGTCAAGTCACGCAACTGCAAAGGGAATTCTCATTATTTGAAAAGAATGTtaagtaggataggtttcacaTTACTAATCGAAGACCATGCAAATTACTGTTTTTCTAGTACATTATACTTCGCACCAGGTAAATTACATCGTGTTTCACTTTATACCGGGATGATCTAAGGTGAGTTGCACTTTACTCTAGCATCATATTTCAATTGGATACATACCTGTCAGTAGTATTCTCACCAGATAACATATATACCAGTACCAAATTGAACAAGAAATAGGAATGTGTTCACTtagaaagagaataaaaatgcCATCATCAATGGGGTTGCCTGTAGGCTAGGACTGTAAATATGGTCTGAACAATGGTACAGAGTAGGACGACCACTGCAGCCAACACACCTAATGCTAACCATGGATTGCTGAAGTGATTACGCCAGAGCCAAGCCATCCATCTGTTCAGCCTGCTTTGGTAATGGTCCTCCAAAACATAGGATAAAGTTTGAAGGTAGTGGTAGGTATCAGAACCAAATATCAAATGTGTGCTGAGCCTGGTGAACATAGCTGACACTTCATCGTCATTATCCAGCATATGAACAATTATCCCTCTCTCAGTAAGTAGAGTGGCATCCTCAGAAGTGCTTACAAGCTGAGACATAAAAGCGATATAAGCTGTGATATAGTTTTCATATTGAGAATCCATTTGCTCAAATGCAATTAAATTCTTGAACAGAGACTCGGTATTCTCATCGATAGTAAGACATGGGACTTCTAGAACTCCATTACTGAACTTTATGTCCAAGAGAGAATGTTTCTCATAGATGCTGTATACCCTTTTCTTCAGTTGAACTCCTGCTTCATGGTATTGTACTGCTTGACGCCATCGAATTGGTAATTGCTCATCTTGGAAGCAATCCTTCTGGCGAGTTAGCAGTCGGGATTCCTCATTTTCCTTTTGGTTAGAACCAACATACCTCTGTCCTAAATAAACTAGATGATGAAAAAACCGTACCTTTTAGTGATTTTGATTAGTCCCAACACACTTATGGGTTGGCCGCAGGTACATATGACATAAGTGCAGCAAATGATAAAAATTCTTAGGCTTTTTAGATTCTTCAATGCCTTTTGGAAATTGACGCAGGATATCTTCTACACATTCAACAATTTTGTCTCTAAGAAAGGCCTTTGCTCTCTGTTTGCTTAAAGCTAAATTGTATACTGCCTCAACAATGAAGAAAGGCATTTGATTTTCCAGCAAGAACAAATCATGCCAAGCATAGTTAGCATACCAATCTCCAGAATTATTGCAACCAGATGCATAGTCAGCATTTTGCTCATGCTCCGTTCTATTACTTTTGGACTCAATATGATCAAAATGAGATTTAGTTAGTTCAATTTCATGCACCGCAATCTCAGTTTCACGTCTTTGCATAGGACAGTTGCTTTCAACTTCTTGACCAGAGTTTAGACCATCTTTAACAGCAATACTTCCCGGAGTAACATCTGTTGGCACCTCTTTTAATTGCATTGCTGCTACAACAGTTCTATCAACTTTTACTAAGATGAAGCATGAATCAAGCAAAAGCAACCTCACAAACATCATTTTTTCCATTGGTATCTCCTCAGAGTAATAACATCTTGCTTGCTTCTCCAGTTTATGAATTGCCCTTATGTAATCCTGCAAACTTAATTCACAATTCAACTTGAGAATAAAGTCTAAACACTTCCATTTTTCTCTCTCCATGGCTGTCAGCTTAGGAGCTCCATGGTGATATGGGCCGATTGATAGAATTATTGGCTCATAAGCATTCCTATCAACCTCAAGAATATGTTGCGGCACTTTGTGGATTGAGCATAGCTTATTTCCTTCATCAGACTCAACCGCAGACCAGTACAGATCTATTTCTCTAGTGATAGAATTCACCATCTTCTCCATATCTACTAAATCAGATTGGCTGCTTTTGCCAGGAGTCATTTTTATTGACATGACAATATAAAAAATCCAACTGCACTTTCCTACAGCATGATTTTATGAATAGACTAAGTATTCGaggaaagaaattaaaaattagcATGCCTCGTACCTGTATAGTTCCCATATAACTTACAAAAAAGTAGTGAAGAAGCGAAAGGGCTTGTAACCTAGTGGTTataagagcctcagtagcatcTGAGGTCCTGGattcgactccccatgggagtgaattttctaggatttaacggcgttgtggtttcagtggtagacgacgtacccgtcgacagcgaggcgcctgtggtgacttcgtcaatctctccagaatttgccggcccagtctacgaagatgctcataggggtagggtttgcgtgcgtgtgttcataggggtgagagcgcgtgcgttgtgagtgtctgcgttgtactgtgtaattctaaaaaaaaagtactaattTTCCTTTGAAGAACAGGGCACAATATAAGATGGATAGACATCAATAGAAAACCATGTGGTGAAAAGGTTCCTCTTAGTTTGATAAAATATCCCAATGAATCTTACGAATAACCTCATTTTCTCGCAAACGTGAAGAGGGAGGCGATATGCGATAACTGATAATAACAAGAGTAAGCATGCAAAGTTGCAACACAATTTGCTCTCCCTGATACTTCCCATCATTAACACAGCATTCAGTTTTCTTATTGGAGTTGTTGTATAGTGCCTCTAAGAAGGATGATTATCCATAAATGGGTAGTTTTACCATCCTTAAAAGGGTACCaagaggtaccatattttctagtgtaaactTTGGTACCTATAGGTACTAGGTATCTCGAAGTACTAAAACTTTTAGTGCAAACTCTTGGTATCTCTATGTACTTTCTCAAAAACTGTAAAATTTCTCATCCACAAATAGTTACTAATGTGGGTTGGCTTGGAGTTGAGCCCACAGCCTCCTAGGGGCTATTACTGACCAGCTCCCTAACCCAATGCAGGAAGGCAGGAAGTCAGCGTGGGGGATGTCCAAATCCCTTTGCAACCGCAAGGCCGGCTAATCGTATCCTAGGGATCATTCTTCTTGGAGGAGGGTTGGTTTGCCTAAAGAAAATGGACTtaacattgaaaaaaaagaacctATGTTGTATACATGCCAGTAATAGTTTCGTTGAGACAGCATGCACAAGACCATAAGACCTATATATTTCTGATCACTCAAAATTCACATGATTCTCGTGTATTAGTCACTCCTACTGATCCTTTGATGTCTCACCCGATCACCCCTCGCAAAGACAGCAAAAGGCGCAGAACCTTATTTTTATATCTGTATTCTCATAAACACGGTGCAGTTCCACACAATCCTTTATACCGAATTGACACATATTTTCTACTCCCTCGAATTGACACatattttctactccctccgtttcacaatgtaagtcattctagtatttctcacattcatattgatattaatgaatctagacatatatatctatttagattcattaacattaatatgaatgtgagaaatactaaaataacttacattgtgaaatagaggaagtagtGATTAAATCCAGCAGTCATGAaaggatagaaaaaaatagtaatatttagaATAAATAGTGATAAAAATGAAGAACCTACCAGGATTATTGCGGTTCTCTTTACCCAGTGAATTGCCTCGGAGGGAAGTAGTAGTCGTATCTCCAGAATCAGAACGAGCGGGCATTAGAAGATAAAGTATGCGGAGAGAGTGGTTACAAGGGAGCGACCTCggggcgagggagaggagacgCCGCGAATGAGCCGGTTGGCATCTGTATGCGACGGACCGGGGGCAAGTAGGGGAGAGAAATTGGACATTAAGCCACTGTCAAGAGTGGGTTTCACCACAATGCCATTCCGCGGAATGGCGTCGTTAAAATACCACTTCCAACCGATGCCAAACATTTGTTTTGGCATTTGGGTCAATTCTCTCTATTTCTACCTAATTTCACACCCGGatgactaaaatacccttcCGGGCGGTATTTCTCTCCGACCTCCACCACCTCGTCACCGTCACAAGCGAGGACCACCACTCAGCCTtgacgacgccgtcgccaccgctatGACCAACGTTGGCTGGAAGCaaaagcgaggaggaggaggggacaaCACTAAGAAGTGCTCCATCGCCAAGATATTCACCTCACTCGCCGCCCCTGCCCGTCATGTACTCCACCGTCGCTGTCGTGCTCCCATCGAACCGCCCCTGCCCATCGTACAGCACGCCGCACCCCACGTTGCAACAATGGCGCGGCTGGTTAGTTTactcaccggcggcgaggtgaccGGAGAAATTACGTACGCAGCGGTGAGCGACGCTGAACACGACGAACCAGATCCCGGCCGCGGCGAACACCGGTGCCGCCGTGAACCCGACCGACTGCACCACGCATGCTTTGTCACAAACGACGAGCAGAATCAAATCAAGAAACAGCCATGAAACAAGAATGGAGGATGGACATGTGTatcaagaggaggagaggaggaagaagaagagctcaCGGACCAGTAGTGCTCGTTGCCGGAGTATAGCTTTAGTCCATCAAGAGGATCCTTCCACCGCGTCATCGAGTCAAACGCCGACCACAAATGGTAGGCTGCGGCCGCTGAACCAGACGCCGCCATGCGGTCGAAGTGCTCGTGCCTCGCCGCGTCGGCCGCTACAGCGCGGCCCGGGTGCTCGCGCTTCACGAGGACGGCCGCCTCGTCCTTCTCTTGCCGGCGATGGTGTCCAGAACATCTCCTCGCACAGCGccgcctcttccccttctcctcgcACAGCCTTGCCTCTTCCCACATgttcgccggaggaggaggtgaaagAAACTGCAGGAGAGAAGGGTATCTTGGTCAGTTGAAGTGTGAAAAATggtgaaaattttatgaaatggCTGAAATGGCAAAATAAATGTTTGGCATCGGTTGAAAGTGGCATTTTAACGACGCCATTCCGCAGAATAACCCACTATTGGTAGTGGCAGAATGTCCAATTTCTCAGTaggggaggaggacggtggcaaatcactcctccctcctcgaccGCCACCCGCATCGGTAGATTCAATCCGTGGGACGGTGGGAGTGCGTGTAGATCCGTCTCCACCGTGATGGATGGCCACGGTTGCCCTCCTCTCTGCGGCGGCGCCTCCAACTCGCTGCTGCCTGCTGGATAGAACCGGGCTGACCGGCTGGGAGAGATTTCTCGAGTTATCAAATTTCTCGGCCGGCTGGGCACAAATCATTCCCAAGTAAAGACCTTGGGCTTGTTTaatttgatgtcattttcaaccttatcaaattttggtaaagttgttaaaaaaagtggctacatttagtttgctatcaaattttggtaactatataataaatcctgccaaaattttggcaagttaccaaaatttggtaaggtttttttttagcatcaaagtgaacaggtccCTTGTCTCTTGGGCTTTTTCTAAAGCCCGGGTAATGCATTTGcctgttgtaaaaaaaaatcgttcCCAAGTGGTTGCAAGCCTGTTTGAATAGGGGAAATTGAAAATCATATACTACCTGTCTACCTCCACATCGAATAGAACATATCACAgcgctataaatctggacagcaCCCTAATAAATCTTATAGATCTCAATGTCCAAATTTATAATTCTAAAATATGTATCATCCGATCCTATATTTAAGGACAGAGAAAGTACGTACTCCTTGGTTTGATGGGTTTTAGAAAAGTAGattaaaatttcagaaaaacctattaattttttaattacacGTAAGACAAACCACATTCACATACGCACGAATGCACTTTCTAACACATACTCGATAAATCTCTAACCTCATTAAATTAATTTTCTGTTAAAAGCATAATATGCATACTATTTGTGTACACCAACATTTGAACCATAGTGACCACCACACCATAAGTGACCTTCCAAAATTTCATGTCTAAACTATAGTATACCGGGAGTGTTTGACAGGAGAGAAAAAGTAAACATTGAGAAGATACGAAGggagccattagcacataattaattaggtattaactattttaaatttttaagatggattaatatgattcattaaaataactttcctatagaaattgttttaaaaaacacaccttttaatagtttaaaaagtaTGAGCGCAGAAAACTAGACAAATCTTCTCTATTTCACCTGCTGCCGAACACggaaaatgagaaaaattgtAGTTTATTAATGACCAGAGCAATACGTACTTGTGAAAAGCACTAAAAgtccctgtttagatcccatctcaaaactttacaccttgTCCTATCAAACATTTGaactgtatgaagtattaaatgtgggctaaaaaaataactaattgtacagattgcgactaatttgcgatacgaatcttttaagcctaattgctccataatttgataatgttgtgctacagtaaatatttactaatgacagattaattaggcttaataaatttgtctcgttgtttactgacggattctataattagcttttttaattagtacccgaacaccctatacgacaccctatataaaatccgatgtgacacgctaaactTTACACCACTGCATTAAACACCCCCTATTTAGTACTATCGAGCATATGCAATAATGCAACATCGAACATATGCTTATCAAGACTTAGGTCGATAGCACTAATTGTAAGATGTAGGCTTGATAATCCAACATCGAACACATTGATCTGACTCTTTATAGCAATTATTGCTCAGTGTCTTCTAAATAGTATATCTTAACTACTTTAAAAACTAATTCACATCGATAATAATGCACTCTTCCACATATCGATAGTTTGAGATAAGTTTCTTTTTAAGTCGATATCTCAAAACAACACAACATAAACTCTTTTATTTCCGTATCCGTTGCAATAACTACTATGGAAAAAGGATTAGGGGGTTCTCATAAGAGATTCCTTCAAACTCTGATTAATAGTCTTTCTTTTGTCTCGCTCCGAAGTCTGAAGTGTTCGCCCGTCAGAATTTGTACATGAATTATTGGAATTTCTTAATGCTACATCTCCATATAGTGACAATGCAAACATTTGTATGCTCCAGGAGACGTGTGCATGACTGTAAACTACATGTTCACAACACGATCAAAACCAAAAGGTGGAAATTGgtgatattttaaatttgtgaTTGTAACAATATGATCTGATTCTGCCATAAATACCAAGAAGATAAATCTATACTTTTCATAAAGTTACAACCCACTCACTCCAAAGCTTTTTCATAAAGTTACAACCCACTCAATCCAAAGCTTAACATACAACCATTttacatcatcacccactagcaataataaaatatttaacctcataaaaatatgcaatatcaTCTACAATCTATTTAATTTTACAAATCAACATACAAACATATCCAATCATCATCTCTTACATCATTTTtacaatattttaataaatctatctatcatttttataatatttaacatatactcatcAACATGTTCCACATTAAAGCGCAGgcatcatttgtttgtttcaggaTAAGTACTGAATAAACACTGacatttcattatttttttctttttactcctatCTCAATTGTTAAAAAAGTATATTGAAAATTACTTAATAATTCcagcagcaaagcgcggggaatcaACTAGTTCTTTTGAAGGATGTTCCATTGACCAACTTATTCATGGACATAACAAGTGCTAAGCACCTTATACAATCCAGAAGTAATTCACAAATCCCTCGTCATTCTAAAGAGAAAGGTCAGCCAAATCAAATGATCTTGAAACGGCCTTGTACCAGGAGTCTGCTCTCTTCCTCCTGTGGGCCTCATCCAATTTCGGGCGGAAGACTCTGGTGTTCTCCTTGTGCAAACCAGCGAAAATTTGTTCCTTCGACCAGACTCCAACAGCTAATCCAGCTGCATACGCAGCTCCAAGGGCAGTTGTCTCAATGTCAGCAGGTCTGACAACAGGGCTACCCAATAAATCAGCCTGCAGGTGTGCATGCAAAATCAGTGATCTTATGGGAATTTGGAGAGATTTTACAATTGCAAAGAGAAACGTTTCACTAAGCTACAGCTACAATTACACCCAGTGCATTTAAAAAGATTGTTTTTCAAGACAATTTCAGTAAGCAATACTATAAGAGGATTTAACTAATTAGCTCAAGCTTCTAATTTCAGTAAGCTGTACTGTAGGAGGATATAAGTAAATTAGCCAAAGATCAGTTATCAATAAGATAGTGAATTTTGAAATAACAGTTCATAGCACTACTGTTTTGTTTACAGATGAAGACagtacttatatatttttttcctgtttgAGATTGATAGCATAGTGCTGTACAGATGTGGCTGCAATCATGTCAAGTATGATTCACAGAAGTACGAGGTCATTATGTGCAAAAGGTAACAATTGGTGCTTTGGTTAACCTTAAATAGAAAGAGGGACACAAAGAGCCAACATCTTGCATTTCATTCATTTTCACCAAGTCAAAAGCACAACTATAAGCATGAACATTTCAGGTGGTGGTAACATCAACGTTGATAACCTATTTGAATTATTTTACTCTTAAACGTAGTTGCTCATCAACCCAGAAATTTCGCATCTGCGTGATAGTAAATGTTCCACTGTTCCAATGGAAAAGCTAGCAGAGTATTTATTATTCTTTTTAAATCTCGTGAGAAGGATTATTACCTGGATCTGCATGAGAAGATTGTTGACAGTAGCACCACCATCAACGCGCAGCAGGAACTCCCCTTCTGCACTCTTCACTTCTCCTGCCTCCCCAGCATCCTTGTGCATGGAGCTGAGGACATCATTCACCTGAAAGCACATACTCTCGAGCACTGCTCGAGCAATGTGCCCCTTGTTAGTGAACCGTGTGATTCCTATACATATGCCTCTTGCATCATCCCTCCACCATGGTGCAAACAACCCATTGAATGCTGGAACAAAGTATATTCCACCTGAATCCTGCACAGTATCAGCCAACTTTTCAATATCAGCTGCTGTGCTAATGATTCCAAGGCTGTCTCTCAACCACTGAACTGCGGCACCAGCAATTGCGATGGAGCCTTCTAGAGCATAATTAGTGGGTGCGCTTGGGCCAAGCTTATAAGCAATCGTGCTAAGAAGACCATGGGAGGATTGGGTAGGCTCCTCCCCTGTGTTGAGAAGAATGAAGGCACCAGTTCCGTAGGTGCTTTTGGCTTCACCTTTCTGGCACAGCTGCCCAAGCATTGCAGCATGCTGGTCTCCTAGGCACCCAGCAATAGGGACGCCCGCCAAGGGAAACCCATTGGCAACCACACCAATTCTCTCCGAGTTACTGATAATTTTGGGCAATATCTCAGCAGGAATTCCTAACGTCTCAAGTGTTGGTTTGTCCCAGTCAAGTGCCTTCAGGTTCATAAGCATTGTGCGAGATGCATTGGAGCAGTCCGTGACATGGTGCCCAAATACTTTATTTCCATCACGATCTGTCCCGCCAATGCCTCCTGTGAGGTTCCAGATTAACCAGGTGTCAATTGTGCCA is part of the Oryza glaberrima chromosome 4, OglaRS2, whole genome shotgun sequence genome and encodes:
- the LOC127771625 gene encoding glycerol kinase; translation: MAEEVYVASIDQGTTSTRFIVYDRHAKPVASHQLEFKQHYPEAGWVEHDPMEIMQSVKICMAKALDKAAADGHNMDVGLKAIGITNQRETTVMWSKSTGLPLYNAIVWMDARTSPICRRLESDLSGGRTHFVETCGLPISTYFSALKVLWLIENVDAVKNAVRAGDALFGTIDTWLIWNLTGGIGGTDRDGNKVFGHHVTDCSNASRTMLMNLKALDWDKPTLETLGIPAEILPKIISNSERIGVVANGFPLAGVPIAGCLGDQHAAMLGQLCQKGEAKSTYGTGAFILLNTGEEPTQSSHGLLSTIAYKLGPSAPTNYALEGSIAIAGAAVQWLRDSLGIISTAADIEKLADTVQDSGGIYFVPAFNGLFAPWWRDDARGICIGITRFTNKGHIARAVLESMCFQVNDVLSSMHKDAGEAGEVKSAEGEFLLRVDGGATVNNLLMQIQADLLGSPVVRPADIETTALGAAYAAGLAVGVWSKEQIFAGLHKENTRVFRPKLDEAHRRKRADSWYKAVSRSFDLADLSL